TGCTGGGCACATACCTGGCGGTGATCCTGCTGCAGAGCGTTTTCAACACCACCTTCGTGACCTGGATGATGCGCGGCTACTTCCACTCACTGCCTGCCGACCTGGAGCTGGCGGCGCTGACCGACGGCTGTACCAGGTTCGGCGCGTTCTGGCGCGTGGCGCTGCCGCTTGCCGTGCCCGGAGTGGCGACCGCGGCTATCTTCACCTTCACCTTCTCATGGAACGACTTCCTCCTGCCGATGCTGCTGTCGGGACGCACGACGCGAACGCTGACCCTGGGTATCCTGGAGACGATGAGCACCTACGAGATCGGCTGGAACAACATGGCCGCAATCGGGATGATCACCGTATTGCCCGTGCTGCTACTGGGATATATCCTGCAGCCGTACTATGTCCGTGGGCTTACCCTGGGCGCGGTCCGGGAGTAGGAGGGTGATACCGAATGACCTTTGACCTGATCATCCGCCATGCGCAGTTGCGCCAGCGTGCCGGCCTGGCCGACATCGGCATCGCGGGCGGCAGAATCGCGGCCGTTGAGCCGCGCCTCCCCACCGAGGGAGCCCAGGAGATTGACGCCGCGGGCCGCTTGGTGACCGAGCCTTTTGTGGACTGCCACTTCCACATAGACAAGTCGTTCTTCGGCGAGTCCGTGGGGCGGTACGACTACCCCCTCAAACCGCTGGGCGGGCCGGATGAGCTGTTCGAGGGCGAGGTCAGGTCTGGCATGCAGGAGTATGAGTTGCTCCACAGCAACGTGGTGCCCATCGAGCACACGTGGGCCTTCAAGCGACGGTACACGCCGCCTGAGGTCGCCGGCAGGGTCGGCCGTGCGCTCGAGCTCGCCCTCGCCCATGGGACGCTGGCGATGCGCATGTTTGTGGATGTGGACTCGTTCGCAGGCCTGCGCGCGCTGGAAGGGGTGCTGCTAGCGCGGGAGCGATTTGGACGCACCATGACGCTCCAGGTGTGCGCCTTTCCACAGGAGGGCCTGCTGACCAATCCCGCATCACTAGACCTGATGCGGCAGGCGATGGAGATGGGCGCCGACGTGGTCGGCGGAATCCCGTTCATCGAGCTGGACGACGAGGGCGCCCGGCAGCACATTGACTACTGCTTCGATCTGGCGAAGCTCTTCGACCGCGATGTGCACGTGCTGTGCGACGACGCGCCCAACCCCAACTTCCGGACGCTGGAGATGTTGGCCGCGAAGACGATCCGCGAGGGGTACCACGGCCGGGTCTCCTCGGGCCACAACGGCGCCCTGCGCGTCTACCCGGATGCGCACGCCGCCAGGGTCATCAACCTGGTCAGGCAGGCCCGGATCAACATCGTGGCGAACCCGAACGTCAACGCGCTTGGGACCCTCACGCGCGTGAACGAGCTGATGGCCGCCGGCGTAAACGTCTGCTCAGGGCAGGACGACCTGGACAACTTCTACTACCCTCTGGGCCGCGCGGACTTGCTGGACTCAATGAACTTCATGGTCCACCTGGCGCACCTGGCCACGCCGCAAGGGTTCGAGGTCGCCTTCGACATCGTAACGCGTAACGGGGCGAGAACCCTGGGGCTGTCAGGGTACGGACTCGAGGTCGGCGCCGAGGCCAACTTGCTTGTCTTCGACGGGAAGAACCTGCACGATGTTCTCCAGATGCAGGCCGATCGCAACCACGTGATCGCCCGCGGCCGGGTCGTTGCGAGAACCACACGGCAGCGGCACATTGAGTTGATCCGCGAATGAACGGCTGGCCCATCCCTCGCCAGCGGTCCTTCGCCCACCTGACGTGGGTGGAGGTCAGGGACATGCCAGACAAGGCCGACGCGGTCCTCATCCAGCCGATCGGTTCGACCGAGCAGCATGGGCCGCACCTCCCGCTGCTCGTGGACTCGGCGGTTGGGCCCGCGGTGCTCGCCGGGGCCATGGAGCGGCTGGGCGATGCGGTGCCGGCGCTCGCGTTGCCCCCGCTGTACTATGGAAAGTCCAATGAGCACCTCGACTTCGCCGGGACGATATCCCTGGAAGCCGGTACGCTGCTGGCCGTGCTGATGGAGGTGGCCGCGAGCCTTCACCGCGCCGGGTTCCGCCGGCTTGTCCTGCTCAACGCGCACGGCGGCAACAGACAGGTAGTTGAGATTGCGGCGCGAGACATCCACGTGCGGCATCCGGAGATGTGGGTCTTTCCGATCTTCATCTGGGGAACGCCCTCCCACACCGGGCCGCACGAGGGCGGCGGGCTCGATCTCCACGCCGGCGATGATGAGACGAGCCTGATGCTGGCCATCATGCCCGAGGCGGTGCGCACCGACGCCGCGGTCACGGAGCATCCCCCAGCCGTCTTGATGGAGGGGTTCCCGGACGGCGGGATTCCCTTTGCCTGGTCATCTCGCGACCTGACTGCCAGCGGCGTTGTGGGCGACGCCAGGGCCGCAAGCGCGGCGAAGGGCCGGCAGATCCTCGAATCCCTGGCCGCCCGGCTGGCCCAGGAGATCCGGGCGATCCACGCCTTCAGGCCGGGATAGCCCCCGGCAAGGGCTGGCCACCCCGCTCGACGAATCCAGAGAGGCGTCCATCACTCCCGCGATGGTCGGAGGCGGCCGGGATGGTCATCCCCAGCGAGGCGCGGCGGCGCGCCGAGAAGCTGCGCGAAGAGATAGCCGAGCATAACTATCGGTACCACGTTCTTGATGCACCGACGATCTCGGACGCGGCGTATGACCGGCTGGTCCGCGAGCTCCGCGATCTCGAGGAGCGCTACCCCGGTCTCATAACGCCTGACTCGCCGACGCAGCGCGTGGGCGCGCCGCCGTCCGCCGCGTTTGCCATGGTCCGGCACCGGGCGCCGATGCTCAGCCTGACCAACGCTTTTGAGGAGGCGGAACTGGACTCCTGGGATAAGCGGATCCGGACCGCCTTGGGCGAGGTTTCAGTTCACTATGTCTGCGAGCTCAAGATTGATGGGGCCGCGGTTTCGCTTGTCTACCAGGATGGCCGGCTCGTCACCGGAGCGACCCGGGGCGACGGCGAGCAGGGAGAAGACGTCACCCCCAATCTCCGCACCATCCCAAGCATCCCCCTGCGCCTGCGCAGCGCGAGGCCGCCCGCATTGATAGAGGTGCGTGGTGAGGTCTATCTGCCCCGCGCGGCCTTCGAGGCGGTAAATGCCCAGCGCGAGGCCAGCGGCGAGCCTCGCTTCGCCAACCCGCGGAACGCCGCGGCCGGCTCGCTGCGGCAGCTCGACCCCCAGATCACGGCCGGCCGGCCGCTTCAGATCTTCGTGTACGGTGTCGGGCTCGCCGAGGGAGTGGATCTGCGCACGCACTGGGAGACCCTCCGGTGGTTGCGCGAGGCGGGCTTCCGCACCGACCCGCACGCGGCGAGGTGCGGCGCTCTCGATGAGGTCCGGGAGTACCTGAGGACTTGGACGGAGCGCAGGGCGACACTGGACCACGGGACCGACGGCGTGGTGGTCAAGGTGGACGATCTGGCCCAGCAGGCCGAGCTTGGGGCTACCACGGCGGCCCCGCGCTGGGCCCTGGCCTACAAGTTCCCCGCGGAGCAGGCGATCACGCGTCTGCTCGACATCACGATCAACGTGGGCCGGACCGGCGCGCTTACACCGGCCGCGGTGCTGGAGCCGGTGCGCGTCTCCGGCGTCACGGTCAGCAGTGCCACGCTGCACAACGAGGACGAGATCGCGCGCAAGGACATACGCATAGGCGACTGGGTGATCGTGCAGCGCGCCGGCGAGGTCATCCCGGAGGTGGTGGCGCCACTGCCCGAGCGGAGGAGCGGAGATGAGCGCCTGTTTACGATGCCAGGGCACTGCCCTGTCTGCCGGACAGCGGTAGAGCGTCCCGAGGGCGAGGCGGTGGCAAGGTGTCCAAACCCGGCGTGCCCGGCGCAGGTCCTGGAGCGGTTGTATCACTTTGGATCGCGCGACGCGATGGACATCGAGGGCGTGGGCGGTAGGCTGCTGGCCCAGATGCTGGAGGCCGGCCTGATCCGCGATCCCGCCGACCTCTACCACCTGACGAAAGAGCAGCTCCTCTCGCTGGACCGCATGGCCGATAGATCGGCACAGAACGTCCTGGACGCGATCGCCCGCAGCCGCGAGACCACCCTCGCCCGCTTCCTCTTCGCCCTAGGCATGCGGCATGTCGGATCTCACGTCGCCGACCTGCTGGCCGCCCACTTCACCTCCCCGGAGGCCCTGATGGATGCCTCGTTCGAGGAGGTGCGTGAGGTCCCCGGAATCGGGCCAACGATAGCCGCCAGCGTCGTGGACTTCTTCAAGCGACCCGCCAATCGCCGCCTGGTGATGCGGCTGGTCGCGGCCGGGATCAGGCCGGCCACGGGCGCGGCGCGGGTCCAGGCGCGCGGCGGGCCGCCGGGCAGGGCACTGGATGGCGCGCAGATCGTCTTCACCGGCACGCTGTCGCGCTGGAAGCGCGGCGAAGCAGAGGCCCTGGCGCGGGCCGCCGGGGGGGTGGTGGCGGACGGCGTGACGAAGAAGACCGCGTACCTGGTAGCCGGAGCATCGCCCGGCTCCAAGCTCGAGCGGGCACGGCGCCTGGGTGTGAAGGTGCTGACCGAAGGCGAGTTCGCCCGGCTCATAGGCGAAGCATGAACGGCCAGCGCAACGCGAGCGGTGGTGACGCATGAGGCGAATCCTGATCTGGATTGCGATTCTTGTGCTTGCGGCGGCGCTCGTCTGGTGGACGCAACTGCGTCCACAGGAGGCGCGCGCTCCCGTGTTCTTCGTGGGGACGGCCGACGGTGCAGGCACGATCGTTCAGGTCCAGCGCACGGTGCGCGGCCGCGGGGCCGAGGAGTTGCTCCGAGGCGCGTTCGAGGCGCTGCTGGCTGGTCCGACTGCGCAGGAGCGCGCAAGGGGGTTGACCAGCGAGATCCCTACCGGGACGCGGCTGCGGGGCCTTTCCGTCCGTGAAGGGATCGTCACGGTGGATCTCTCCGAGGCCGTTGGCTCAGGTGGCGGATCGGCCAGCATGCAGGGACGGCTCTGGCAGATCGTCTACACGGGCACCGCGCATCCGGCCGCGCGGCAGGTGCGGCTGATCATCGAGGGAGAGGAGCGCCAGGCCTTGGGTGGGGAAGGTTTGCTGATAGACCGTCCCATCGCCAGGCCGCCGACCTATCCCAGGTTCTAAGGGCCATCGCCGACCGGCCCGCAGGTCTCCCAGAAACCAGATTCCCGGAACCGGATCCCCGGGCAGGAGACCGTTTTCGGGCCGCAGAAGAGTTGACTGCTTACACCCTTCGACAACGGAGCTGCCGGGTGCCTCGCGAGGTCTTCGCCGAAGAGATAGAGACCTTCTTGGAACGGCTCGATGCCGTCGCCGCCACGCGCGTCGTGGCCAACGAGGCGGGCGAGATAGATCGGATCTACGTGACCACAGAGTCCGCCCGCGACGACGGGGCGATCCGCCGCGCCATCACCTCGGCGTTGATGAGCCAGTTCAACCTGCCCGTGGACGGGTGGCGGATCCAGATCGCCCACTTCGAGCCCACGCCTGAGGCGGAAAGCCTTCCTGAATGCCGCCTGGTGCGCCTGGAAGAGACGATAACCGAGACGCTCACGCGGGCCCAGGTCGAGCTGCGCTACGAGCGCGACGGCGTGTCCAAAACCCTGATCGGAACCGCCCAGGCGCCGCCTGGCCAGGCGCACCGCCTGCGCACGGTGGCGGCGGCCGCGATCGAGGCGCTGCGCCCGCTGGCCCAGAGGTCTGGCAACAGGCCCTCGCTGGAGGGTCTGACGCTCATGCCGTTTGCCGGCGCGACGGTCGCCCTGGCCGCGATCAGCATGGCCTCGGAACGCGCCAGCCTGCTCCATGTGGGCGCCGCGGTGGTGTCCACGAGCGAGGCCGAGGCCGTGGTGAGCGCGGTCCTCGATGCCGTCCGCAAGCCGGTCCGGCCGGTGGAAAGGGCGGCAGGGGTCCGGCCTGACCGCAGGCATCAGATCGAGGGGCTGCGGCAGCACTATGAGCGGCTGCTCCGCCGGGAAGGCGCGTCGGCAGAGATGGCCGGGCCGGCGGTAAGGCCGGGGCCCGCAGAGATGGCCGGGCCCGCAGAAATGGCCGCGCCGGCGGTGCAGGACTCCGATCAGACACCGGCTGACATTCGTCCGGAACGTGAGGGAGGTGCTGCGATCGTGACGCGTGACGAGATGCGCGTGGACGTCCAGTCCGCAGCCAAGGCGCCGCCGCGCGCCTCGGTGGAGGACGCTTTCTACCGCCGGCTGGTGGTAACCGGTGCTCCGGTTCACATCCGGTGTCGCGACGGATACGAGATACCCACCGCAGTGGTCAAGGAGTTCGGGACGTACAGCCTTCTCGTTGAGGTCAACGGCGTGGTGGAGCTGATCTTCAAGCACGGGATCATCGCCATCCGTCCTTACGGCCCGCTGCCGCCCGAGACCGGTACTCCCTAGTAGCAGTTCGTGCCGTCCGAGCGCCTGGAAGAGCTGCGTCGCCGCCGTGAACGGCTCCTGGCCATGGGGGGTCCGGAGCGCGTGCGGCGCCAGCACGAAGCAGGCAAGCTCACCGCGCGCGAACGGCTCGACCTCTTGCTGGATCCCGGATCGTTCGTGGAACTGGATCCCTTTGTCGTGCCCCGCAGCCGTGACTTCGGGCTGGACCGCGTGGAAGCACCGGCCGACGGCGTCGTTACCGGCCACGGCGCCATAGACGGCCGGCCGGTGCACGTCTTCTCGCAGGACTTCACCGTGCTGGGCGGCTCGCTGGGCGAGGGACACGCAGCGAAGATCTGCAAGGTCATGGACCTGGCGATGAGGACCGGCACACCGGTCATCGGGCTCAACGATTCCGGCGGTGCGCGCATCCAGGAGGGCGTGGTCAGTCTCGGCGGGTACGCCGACATCTTCCTGCGCAACACCCTTGCCAGCGGCGTAATACCGCAGATCTCGGCGATCATGGGTCCGTGCGCCGGCGGCGCCGTCTACTCGCCGGCAATCACCGACTTCACCGTAATGGTCCGGGGCACCTCGTACATGTTCGTAACCGGCCCCCAGGTGGTAAGAACGGTCACGCGCGAGGAGGTCTCGTTCGAGGAGTTGGGCGGGGCGGACGTGCACGCGGGCCGGAGCGGCATCGCCCACTTCGTGGCCGAAGATGACGAGGAGTGTCTGCTGCTCCTGCGGCGCCTGATGAGCTACCTTCCCTCCAACAACCTGGACGACCCGCCTCGCAGGAATCCAACCGACGACCCCTCTCGCGCCGATCCAGCGCTCGACGATCTTGTGCCCGAGGACCCGTCCCGGCCCTACGACATGCACGTGGCGATCCAACGTATCGTAGACGACGGTGAGTTCCTGGAGGTCCACGCCGCGTTTGCGCGCAACCTCATCGTGGGCTTCTGCCGGCTGCACGGCTGGCCCGTGGGCGTCGTAGCCCAGCAGCCCGCGGTCATGGCCGGCGCGCTCGACATAGACGCTTCGGTCAAAGGTGCGCGGTTCGTGCGGTTCTGCGACGCCTTCAACATCCCCCTGCTCACCTTCGTGGACGTACCGGGCTTCCTGCCGGGCACGGCCCAGGAGCACGGCGGCATCATCAGGCACGGCGCCAAGCTGCTGTACGC
Above is a genomic segment from Armatimonadota bacterium containing:
- a CDS encoding carbohydrate ABC transporter permease, with translation MKMRRRRRAADVITYALLTLILGFFLFPIVWLLLTSLKPARDAFAIPPVWVFRPILDNFRNVFAMVPVAAYLKNSLTIALGTTALSLVLGVPAGYGLARTMSRAAGNSALLMLAIRMAPPVALLIPFYLVMRDMRLLGTYLAVILLQSVFNTTFVTWMMRGYFHSLPADLELAALTDGCTRFGAFWRVALPLAVPGVATAAIFTFTFSWNDFLLPMLLSGRTTRTLTLGILETMSTYEIGWNNMAAIGMITVLPVLLLGYILQPYYVRGLTLGAVRE
- a CDS encoding amidohydrolase family protein, whose amino-acid sequence is MTFDLIIRHAQLRQRAGLADIGIAGGRIAAVEPRLPTEGAQEIDAAGRLVTEPFVDCHFHIDKSFFGESVGRYDYPLKPLGGPDELFEGEVRSGMQEYELLHSNVVPIEHTWAFKRRYTPPEVAGRVGRALELALAHGTLAMRMFVDVDSFAGLRALEGVLLARERFGRTMTLQVCAFPQEGLLTNPASLDLMRQAMEMGADVVGGIPFIELDDEGARQHIDYCFDLAKLFDRDVHVLCDDAPNPNFRTLEMLAAKTIREGYHGRVSSGHNGALRVYPDAHAARVINLVRQARINIVANPNVNALGTLTRVNELMAAGVNVCSGQDDLDNFYYPLGRADLLDSMNFMVHLAHLATPQGFEVAFDIVTRNGARTLGLSGYGLEVGAEANLLVFDGKNLHDVLQMQADRNHVIARGRVVARTTRQRHIELIRE
- the ligA gene encoding NAD-dependent DNA ligase LigA, yielding MVIPSEARRRAEKLREEIAEHNYRYHVLDAPTISDAAYDRLVRELRDLEERYPGLITPDSPTQRVGAPPSAAFAMVRHRAPMLSLTNAFEEAELDSWDKRIRTALGEVSVHYVCELKIDGAAVSLVYQDGRLVTGATRGDGEQGEDVTPNLRTIPSIPLRLRSARPPALIEVRGEVYLPRAAFEAVNAQREASGEPRFANPRNAAAGSLRQLDPQITAGRPLQIFVYGVGLAEGVDLRTHWETLRWLREAGFRTDPHAARCGALDEVREYLRTWTERRATLDHGTDGVVVKVDDLAQQAELGATTAAPRWALAYKFPAEQAITRLLDITINVGRTGALTPAAVLEPVRVSGVTVSSATLHNEDEIARKDIRIGDWVIVQRAGEVIPEVVAPLPERRSGDERLFTMPGHCPVCRTAVERPEGEAVARCPNPACPAQVLERLYHFGSRDAMDIEGVGGRLLAQMLEAGLIRDPADLYHLTKEQLLSLDRMADRSAQNVLDAIARSRETTLARFLFALGMRHVGSHVADLLAAHFTSPEALMDASFEEVREVPGIGPTIAASVVDFFKRPANRRLVMRLVAAGIRPATGAARVQARGGPPGRALDGAQIVFTGTLSRWKRGEAEALARAAGGVVADGVTKKTAYLVAGASPGSKLERARRLGVKVLTEGEFARLIGEA
- a CDS encoding creatininase family protein; amino-acid sequence: MNGWPIPRQRSFAHLTWVEVRDMPDKADAVLIQPIGSTEQHGPHLPLLVDSAVGPAVLAGAMERLGDAVPALALPPLYYGKSNEHLDFAGTISLEAGTLLAVLMEVAASLHRAGFRRLVLLNAHGGNRQVVEIAARDIHVRHPEMWVFPIFIWGTPSHTGPHEGGGLDLHAGDDETSLMLAIMPEAVRTDAAVTEHPPAVLMEGFPDGGIPFAWSSRDLTASGVVGDARAASAAKGRQILESLAARLAQEIRAIHAFRPG
- a CDS encoding methylmalonyl-CoA carboxyltransferase, with product MGGPERVRRQHEAGKLTARERLDLLLDPGSFVELDPFVVPRSRDFGLDRVEAPADGVVTGHGAIDGRPVHVFSQDFTVLGGSLGEGHAAKICKVMDLAMRTGTPVIGLNDSGGARIQEGVVSLGGYADIFLRNTLASGVIPQISAIMGPCAGGAVYSPAITDFTVMVRGTSYMFVTGPQVVRTVTREEVSFEELGGADVHAGRSGIAHFVAEDDEECLLLLRRLMSYLPSNNLDDPPRRNPTDDPSRADPALDDLVPEDPSRPYDMHVAIQRIVDDGEFLEVHAAFARNLIVGFCRLHGWPVGVVAQQPAVMAGALDIDASVKGARFVRFCDAFNIPLLTFVDVPGFLPGTAQEHGGIIRHGAKLLYAYCEATVPKFTVITRKAYGGAYDVMSSAHIRGDLNLAWPTAEIAVMGPEGAIDIVFRKELAEAADPEARRRELVADYRARFATPYVAAGRGYVDDVIEPHETRRRLISSLDLLRRKRATNPRRKHGNLPL